In the Sediminibacter sp. Hel_I_10 genome, one interval contains:
- a CDS encoding Pycsar system effector family protein, whose protein sequence is MEKERLEYTVNRLDHYYDSVNNKTAVYIAINTFITGGTITLITQIQELPNQENYLLFFLAAIITLGVGSLILLALASMPYFSAKSEIESLYYFASIGQKEPDEFFDLSKNQTKKGNLKDLRNQVYILSKGLKSKFRKLKWACVLLIIQFMLLAPSTYILIKITS, encoded by the coding sequence ATGGAAAAAGAAAGATTAGAATATACTGTAAATCGCCTAGACCATTATTACGATAGCGTAAATAATAAAACAGCGGTATATATCGCCATCAATACATTTATAACAGGTGGTACTATCACGCTCATAACTCAAATACAAGAATTACCCAATCAAGAAAACTATTTATTGTTTTTTTTGGCGGCAATCATAACCCTCGGTGTGGGTAGTCTCATCCTATTGGCATTAGCTAGTATGCCATATTTTTCGGCAAAATCAGAGATAGAATCCTTGTATTATTTTGCTAGTATAGGACAGAAAGAGCCCGATGAATTTTTTGACCTTTCAAAAAACCAAACTAAAAAAGGCAATTTAAAAGATTTAAGAAATCAGGTTTATATCCTTTCAAAAGGGTTAAAATCAAAATTCAGAAAACTTAAATGGGCTTGTGTTCTATTAATCATACAATTTATGCTTTTAGCACCCTCAACCTACATATTAATTAAAATTACCTCATAA
- a CDS encoding adenylate/guanylate cyclase domain-containing protein, giving the protein MNLFEDYKNVIKKAVENDPTKSNKIYGLSEPMLESNREYLKLLRNELPGRELSREMKLFAKGMGVKETFDYQPLGSHPDFTYLKAKDLVEEHWIISGFIDVKKSTKLFNNFTKGTVRLITESIIRASIFAVNLCGGYVHRIQGDGLMVYFGGKNIEKLKAVEDALKSFSMISYFVKNDLKDFFEDNGIQDIHTRAGLDLGHSKQVDWFYSGIGESGEVTTCSLHTSLAPKMQSNAKNSGIVVGHNVTTQLRKDKYFEQRSKEIHDYEDGRKYYQYNFDWERYLVDNNLAVQNDMGVLVLTINTLPDPNRNSRDLYPIASKSKPYFNYD; this is encoded by the coding sequence ATGAACTTATTTGAAGACTACAAAAATGTAATTAAAAAAGCGGTCGAGAACGACCCTACAAAATCAAACAAAATTTACGGGCTTAGTGAACCTATGTTGGAAAGCAACCGCGAGTATCTTAAATTACTAAGAAATGAACTTCCTGGACGTGAACTTTCCCGCGAAATGAAACTATTTGCTAAAGGAATGGGCGTTAAAGAAACTTTCGACTACCAACCATTGGGAAGTCATCCTGACTTTACTTATCTAAAAGCTAAAGACTTGGTTGAAGAGCATTGGATAATATCCGGCTTTATAGATGTAAAGAAAAGCACCAAGCTCTTTAATAACTTTACAAAAGGTACCGTCCGATTGATAACGGAAAGTATCATTCGAGCTTCAATTTTTGCAGTTAATCTTTGTGGCGGCTATGTTCATCGTATTCAAGGTGATGGCTTAATGGTATATTTTGGCGGAAAGAATATTGAAAAATTGAAGGCAGTAGAAGATGCGCTAAAATCTTTTTCAATGATATCTTACTTTGTAAAAAACGACCTCAAAGACTTTTTTGAAGATAATGGCATACAAGATATCCACACAAGGGCCGGACTGGATTTAGGTCATTCAAAACAGGTAGATTGGTTCTATTCTGGTATTGGCGAATCTGGGGAAGTTACTACGTGTAGCTTGCATACTAGCCTTGCACCAAAAATGCAGAGTAATGCCAAAAACAGCGGAATTGTGGTAGGGCACAATGTAACAACCCAACTCAGGAAAGACAAGTATTTTGAGCAACGAAGTAAAGAAATACACGATTATGAGGATGGACGGAAATATTATCAATACAATTTCGATTGGGAACGCTACTTGGTAGATAACAACTTGGCTGTTCAAAACGATATGGGCGTTCTAGTATTAACAATAAATACCTTGCCTGACCCAAACAGGAACAGTAGAGACTTATACCCCATTGCATCCAAAAGCAAGCCTTATTTTAACTATGACTAA